A section of the Microbulbifer pacificus genome encodes:
- a CDS encoding amidohydrolase family protein, which translates to MNKPLIIDCHGHYTTAPAPHQTFREAQLAAFAGGQPLPNPPSISDDEIRESVEENQLRLLRERGADMTIFSPRASAMAHHVGNEAVSQQWTRACNDLIKRVVDLYPEHFIGVCQLPQSPGVSIANSIDELERCVNELGFIGCNLNPDPSGGHWTSAPLTDKSWYPFFEKMVELDVPAMIHVSGSCNHNFHATGAHYINADTTAFMQFIEGDLFRDFPELRFIIPHGGGAVPYHWGRYRGLADMLKRPPLAEHVMKNVYFDTCVYHQPGIDLLFKVIDIDNILFGSEMVGAVRGIDPQTGQYFDDTKRYLEALDLSEEDRYKVFEGNARRVYPRLDASLKARGR; encoded by the coding sequence ATGAATAAGCCATTGATTATCGATTGTCACGGTCACTACACCACGGCGCCGGCGCCGCACCAGACCTTCCGCGAGGCACAACTCGCGGCTTTTGCGGGCGGTCAGCCGCTGCCAAACCCGCCGTCCATCAGTGACGACGAAATCCGCGAGAGCGTGGAGGAAAACCAGCTGCGCCTGTTGCGCGAGCGCGGTGCGGACATGACCATCTTTTCCCCGCGCGCATCGGCCATGGCACACCACGTAGGCAATGAAGCGGTGTCCCAGCAGTGGACACGCGCCTGCAATGATCTGATCAAGCGCGTGGTGGATCTCTACCCGGAACACTTTATCGGCGTGTGCCAGCTGCCCCAGTCGCCGGGGGTTTCCATTGCGAACTCCATCGACGAGCTGGAACGCTGCGTCAACGAGCTGGGCTTTATCGGCTGCAACCTCAACCCGGACCCCTCCGGCGGTCACTGGACTTCCGCGCCGCTGACTGACAAGAGCTGGTATCCCTTCTTTGAAAAAATGGTCGAACTGGATGTGCCGGCCATGATCCACGTATCCGGCTCGTGTAATCACAATTTCCACGCCACCGGTGCCCACTACATCAATGCCGATACCACCGCGTTTATGCAGTTTATCGAGGGCGACTTGTTCCGCGATTTTCCTGAACTGCGATTTATCATCCCCCACGGCGGCGGCGCCGTGCCCTATCACTGGGGGCGTTATCGCGGTCTCGCCGACATGTTAAAGCGCCCGCCGCTGGCTGAGCATGTAATGAAAAATGTCTACTTCGACACCTGCGTCTATCACCAGCCGGGTATCGACCTGCTGTTCAAGGTGATCGATATCGACAACATTCTGTTCGGCTCGGAAATGGTGGGTGCGGTGCGCGGTATCGATCCACAAACCGGTCAATATTTCGATGACACCAAACGTTACCTTGAAGCGCTCGATCTCTCAGAAGAAGACCGTTACAAAGTATTCGAAGGCAACGCTCGCCGGGTTTACCCGCGTTTGGATGCATCTCTGAAAGCGCGGGGTCGCTGA
- a CDS encoding amidohydrolase family protein, whose protein sequence is MSEKFTMDADWLQYHPAPVKPSYCPPAGAVDAHCHVFGPGDQFPYAPQRKYTPCDASKDQLWALREHLGFSRNVIVQATCHGADNRALVDALEHSDGRARGVATVTEDITEEELQALHAAGVRGVRFNFVKRLVDALPFDTLGAIADKIKPLGWHIVIYFESQELPELYDFFTSLPTTVVVDHMGRPDVSKPVDGEEFNLFVKLLTENENFWSKVSCPERLSQVGPHGYDDVVPFARRIVETFPDRVLWGTDWPHPNMKSHMPDDGELVNMIPRIAVTEELQRKLLVDNPMRLYWPEEVDCVTA, encoded by the coding sequence ATGAGTGAAAAATTTACCATGGATGCCGACTGGCTGCAGTACCACCCGGCACCAGTTAAACCGAGTTACTGCCCACCAGCGGGGGCGGTGGATGCCCACTGCCACGTATTCGGCCCTGGCGATCAGTTTCCCTATGCCCCGCAGCGCAAATACACCCCCTGCGATGCGTCGAAGGATCAGCTGTGGGCGCTACGCGAACACCTTGGTTTCAGTCGCAATGTGATTGTGCAGGCTACCTGCCACGGTGCTGATAACCGCGCTCTGGTGGACGCCCTGGAGCACTCCGATGGGCGCGCCCGCGGTGTGGCCACGGTGACGGAGGATATTACCGAGGAAGAACTGCAGGCGCTTCACGCCGCCGGCGTGCGCGGTGTGCGCTTCAATTTCGTCAAGCGTCTGGTGGATGCGCTGCCATTCGATACCCTCGGCGCCATCGCCGACAAGATCAAACCGCTGGGCTGGCACATTGTGATTTACTTCGAATCTCAGGAGCTGCCCGAGCTGTACGATTTCTTCACCTCACTGCCCACCACCGTGGTGGTGGATCATATGGGCCGCCCGGATGTCAGCAAGCCGGTCGATGGCGAAGAGTTCAATCTGTTCGTCAAGTTACTGACGGAGAATGAAAATTTCTGGTCCAAGGTGAGCTGTCCGGAGCGCCTGTCGCAAGTTGGCCCTCACGGCTACGACGACGTGGTGCCTTTTGCCCGCCGTATCGTGGAAACTTTTCCCGACCGCGTATTGTGGGGAACCGACTGGCCGCACCCGAATATGAAAAGTCATATGCCGGACGATGGTGAACTGGTGAATATGATTCCGCGCATCGCGGTTACGGAAGAACTACAGCGCAAACTGCTAGTGGATAACCCGATGCGTCTTTACTGGCCGGAGGAAGTCGACTGTGTCACTGCATAA
- the ligA gene encoding protocatechuate 4,5-dioxygenase subunit alpha: protein MSLHKPYDDVPGTTIFDADMGRLGYHLNQFCMSLMKAENRERFKAGERAYLDEWPMSEEQKQALLARDYNRMMKLGGNIYFLAKLFSTDGLSFQQAVSTMTGMSQEEYAQMMLNGGRSPEGNRYLSERAVGQEEQ from the coding sequence GTGTCACTGCATAAACCCTACGACGATGTTCCCGGCACTACGATTTTTGACGCAGATATGGGGCGCCTCGGGTACCACCTCAATCAGTTCTGTATGTCACTGATGAAGGCGGAAAACCGCGAGCGTTTCAAGGCCGGCGAGCGCGCCTATCTCGATGAGTGGCCCATGAGCGAAGAGCAGAAGCAGGCGCTTCTCGCGCGCGATTACAACCGCATGATGAAACTCGGCGGCAATATCTATTTTCTGGCGAAGCTGTTTTCCACCGACGGTCTGAGCTTTCAGCAGGCGGTCTCTACCATGACCGGCATGAGCCAGGAAGAATACGCACAAATGATGCTGAATGGCGGCCGCTCACCGGAGGGCAACCGCTATCTTTCCGAGCGTGCCGTCGGACAGGAGGAACAATAA
- a CDS encoding class III extradiol dioxygenase subunit beta encodes MAKITAGVATSHVPAIGAAVDLGKQNEPYWAPVFAGYEYSKKWIAEQKPDVILLVYNDHATAFSMDLIPTFAVGCAESFSPADEGWGPRPVPTVQGHPRLAAHICQSVIQQDFDLTIVNKMDVDHGLTVPLSLLFGQPEEWPCKIIPIAVNVVLYPPPSGSRCYALGKALRKAVESFDEDLNVQIWGTGGMSHQIQGPRAGLINQDFDNAFLERLVYDPDGLAKVPHIDYVREAGSEGIELVMWLIMRGALNTEVEQKHRFYHVPASNTAVGHLILENTD; translated from the coding sequence ATGGCAAAAATTACCGCTGGCGTGGCGACTTCTCATGTCCCGGCCATTGGCGCCGCCGTTGATCTGGGCAAACAGAACGAGCCCTACTGGGCGCCGGTCTTTGCCGGCTATGAATACAGCAAAAAGTGGATTGCCGAGCAGAAGCCGGACGTGATCCTGCTGGTATACAACGACCACGCCACCGCGTTTAGCATGGATCTGATCCCGACCTTCGCGGTGGGCTGTGCGGAAAGCTTCTCCCCCGCCGACGAAGGCTGGGGCCCGCGCCCGGTACCCACAGTGCAGGGCCACCCGCGCCTCGCCGCGCATATCTGCCAGTCGGTGATTCAGCAGGATTTCGACCTCACCATCGTTAACAAGATGGATGTTGACCACGGCCTAACCGTACCGCTGTCACTGTTGTTTGGCCAGCCGGAAGAGTGGCCGTGCAAGATTATTCCGATCGCGGTCAACGTGGTGCTCTACCCGCCCCCCTCCGGCAGCCGCTGTTATGCGCTGGGCAAGGCCCTGCGCAAGGCAGTGGAGAGTTTTGATGAAGATCTGAATGTGCAGATCTGGGGCACTGGCGGTATGAGCCACCAGATCCAGGGGCCACGCGCGGGGCTGATCAACCAGGATTTCGATAACGCGTTTCTCGAGCGCCTGGTTTACGACCCGGACGGGTTGGCCAAGGTGCCACATATCGATTATGTGCGCGAAGCGGGTTCCGAAGGTATCGAACTGGTTATGTGGCTGATCATGCGCGGCGCGCTCAATACCGAGGTGGAACAGAAACACCGCTTTTACCATGTTCCCGCCTCCAATACGGCGGTGGGACATCTGATTTTGGAAAATACCGATTGA
- a CDS encoding Gfo/Idh/MocA family oxidoreductase, whose product MKIALAGPGAFGIKHLEAIRNIDGVEVISLIGRDLDKTQAVADKYGIGHIGTKLEQALALPEVDAVILCTPTQMHAAQAIQCMKAGKHVEVEIPLADSWAEAEEVLKVQRETGKVCMVGHTRRFNPSHQYVNKKLRAGELSIQQMDVQTYFFRRTNTNALGAPRSWTDHLLWHHAAHTVDLFAYQTGERIVAANAMQGPRHPELDIAMDMSIQMKSESGALCTLSLSFNNDGPLGTFFRYICDNGTYIARYDDLVNGKEEPIDVSNVDVSMNGIELQDREFFAAIREGREPNSSVAQVLPCYKVLYHLEQQLTD is encoded by the coding sequence ATGAAAATTGCATTGGCCGGCCCCGGCGCGTTCGGTATTAAACATCTGGAGGCCATCCGAAATATCGATGGCGTAGAAGTTATATCCCTGATCGGACGCGATTTGGACAAGACACAGGCGGTTGCAGATAAATATGGCATCGGCCACATTGGCACCAAACTGGAACAAGCGCTGGCACTGCCCGAAGTGGATGCGGTGATTCTGTGTACGCCAACACAAATGCACGCGGCCCAGGCCATCCAGTGTATGAAGGCGGGCAAGCATGTCGAAGTTGAAATTCCACTCGCGGATAGCTGGGCCGAGGCGGAGGAAGTACTCAAAGTGCAGCGGGAAACCGGTAAGGTGTGTATGGTCGGCCACACTCGCCGTTTCAATCCATCGCATCAGTATGTGAATAAAAAACTGCGCGCGGGCGAACTGAGTATCCAGCAGATGGATGTGCAGACCTATTTTTTCCGGCGCACCAATACCAATGCGCTCGGCGCACCCCGCAGCTGGACCGATCACCTGCTGTGGCATCACGCTGCGCACACGGTGGACCTGTTTGCCTATCAGACCGGTGAAAGAATCGTTGCCGCCAACGCCATGCAGGGCCCACGACACCCTGAGCTGGACATCGCCATGGATATGTCTATCCAGATGAAATCTGAATCCGGTGCCCTGTGTACCCTGTCGTTGTCTTTCAACAACGACGGACCGCTGGGCACCTTCTTCCGCTATATCTGCGATAACGGCACCTACATCGCCCGTTACGACGATCTGGTCAATGGCAAGGAAGAGCCGATCGACGTGTCCAACGTGGATGTGTCCATGAACGGCATCGAGCTGCAGGACCGCGAGTTTTTTGCGGCCATCCGCGAAGGGCGCGAACCCAATTCAAGTGTGGCTCAGGTGTTGCCCTGCTATAAGGTGCTCTACCACCTCGAACAGCAGTTGACCGATTGA
- a CDS encoding aldo/keto reductase, giving the protein MQRRRICNIEVPAIGLGCMNLSHAYGTPPDAQAATALLQRAFDIGVRHFDTAALYGFGANERLVGKALRSLRNDIHLASKCGMTGVDGKRVIDGRPETLLKTLDEALQRLQTDHIDLYYLHRWDNNVPIEDSVGALSRMVESGKIGAIGLSEVSATTLRKAHAVHPIAAVQTEYSLWTRNAEIAVLDACRELGAAFVAFSPVARGFLAGSVKNPGNFADKDIRRQMPRFQSPHFDRNTQWLGDIAALAQEAGCSMAQLALAWLLAQGEYILPIPGTTSLAHLEENLGAASLRIDSDILRRAGELVNHNTVSGARYPAATQVEIDTEEF; this is encoded by the coding sequence ATGCAGCGTCGCCGCATCTGCAATATTGAAGTGCCAGCCATCGGCCTGGGCTGTATGAATCTGAGCCACGCCTATGGCACGCCACCGGATGCACAGGCGGCAACGGCGCTGTTGCAGCGCGCGTTCGATATTGGCGTACGCCACTTCGACACCGCGGCACTCTACGGATTCGGCGCCAACGAACGTCTTGTGGGTAAGGCGCTTAGGTCCCTGCGCAACGATATCCATCTGGCGAGCAAATGCGGTATGACCGGCGTGGATGGCAAGCGGGTGATTGACGGCCGTCCTGAAACACTGTTGAAAACCCTGGATGAGGCATTGCAGCGGCTGCAGACAGACCATATCGATCTGTATTACCTGCATCGCTGGGATAATAACGTACCCATTGAAGACAGTGTGGGCGCACTCTCGCGGATGGTGGAGTCGGGCAAGATTGGGGCGATTGGCCTGTCGGAAGTTAGTGCCACGACGCTGCGTAAGGCCCACGCGGTGCACCCCATCGCCGCAGTGCAAACGGAATATTCCCTCTGGACACGCAATGCAGAAATCGCGGTGCTGGATGCCTGCCGGGAGCTGGGCGCGGCGTTTGTAGCCTTCTCTCCGGTAGCGCGGGGCTTTCTCGCAGGCTCCGTGAAGAATCCGGGAAATTTTGCCGACAAGGATATTCGCCGGCAGATGCCGCGATTTCAGTCGCCGCACTTCGACAGAAACACGCAGTGGCTGGGGGATATTGCCGCACTGGCGCAGGAGGCCGGGTGCAGTATGGCCCAGCTGGCGCTGGCCTGGCTACTGGCTCAGGGCGAGTATATTCTACCTATTCCCGGAACCACGTCCCTCGCACACCTGGAGGAAAACCTGGGCGCAGCTTCACTGCGGATTGACAGCGACATTCTGCGGCGGGCCGGAGAATTGGTAAACCACAACACCGTCAGCGGTGCGCGTTACCCGGCTGCAACTCAGGTGGAAATCGACACCGAGGAATTTTAA
- a CDS encoding SDR family oxidoreductase yields MSLTGKTLFISGASRGIGLAIAKRAARDGASIAIAAKTAEPNPKLPGTIYTAAEEIERAGGKALPLICDIRDADQIEAAVEKTAAHFGGIDICINNASAISLTSTLDTDSKRYDLMHQINSRGTYLVSRACIPHLKKAENAHVLTLAPPLDLVPEWFAPYPAYAMSKYAMSIYSMAMAKEFIDEGIAFNTLWPKTLIATAAVKNIVAGEEGIARSRTPEIMADAAYIILTKPSREFTGHHLIDEAVLANAGISDLRGYRTVPGEGELELDLFVKEELPLPEGLLV; encoded by the coding sequence ATGTCCTTGACCGGTAAAACCTTGTTTATTTCTGGGGCATCGCGCGGTATCGGGCTTGCGATTGCAAAGCGAGCCGCAAGAGATGGTGCATCGATCGCAATTGCTGCTAAAACCGCAGAGCCGAACCCAAAGCTCCCTGGAACAATCTATACCGCAGCCGAGGAAATAGAACGCGCAGGCGGAAAAGCATTGCCGCTGATTTGCGATATCCGAGACGCAGACCAGATTGAAGCGGCGGTAGAAAAGACTGCTGCCCATTTTGGTGGAATTGATATCTGCATTAATAACGCAAGCGCAATCAGCCTCACATCGACACTGGATACCGATTCCAAACGATACGACCTGATGCATCAGATTAATTCGCGCGGCACCTATTTGGTCTCTCGTGCGTGTATTCCCCATCTCAAGAAGGCTGAAAATGCGCACGTGCTGACCCTTGCCCCTCCGCTTGATCTTGTGCCAGAGTGGTTTGCTCCTTATCCGGCATACGCAATGTCCAAGTATGCTATGAGCATATATTCTATGGCGATGGCCAAAGAGTTTATTGACGAAGGTATCGCATTTAATACTCTTTGGCCGAAGACCTTGATCGCAACTGCAGCGGTAAAAAATATAGTCGCTGGAGAAGAAGGTATCGCACGTAGCAGAACTCCGGAAATCATGGCTGATGCCGCTTATATTATATTAACCAAGCCCAGTCGTGAGTTCACCGGTCATCACCTGATCGATGAAGCAGTACTGGCGAATGCTGGAATCAGTGATCTTCGAGGATATAGAACTGTGCCCGGTGAGGGAGAGCTTGAGTTGGATCTATTTGTGAAAGAGGAGCTACCACTTCCTGAAGGTCTGCTTGTGTAG
- a CDS encoding LLM class flavin-dependent oxidoreductase yields MGKLTENSPWKRSNGDRKNHLIYHRSKFHEGDSMIKVWSFEFNQVPGKALPDYYNQNLVQKTFDNNLNLLASLESVGFEGVFFSEHHFINSMSPCPNLLVAALAARTKHMKIGVMGNVLPFHQPWRLAEEISMLDYITSGRLEIGVSSGVPPEFFFIDMPIDQIRPRYKEILDFLQMASTETKISMNGKYYNFDEVTIMPPPRKESRRRHWVTIYSDTSCRDAAHRNFKVCTGFQSVRAAGEAFDAYRDEAANLGRDVGVDDIGIRRQIMLWPSQSEAEALHAEFQVANQERMAQTFQTVYDRLSRGQEIEAEPADSVKQSGVMDAAAVPHEVESQSNSVSVDKPTLNAKGGLDVSEDEFIFGTPANVAEQIIDQCERLGAGNIMAYHPPTMDEAQLAKNYELWSQVIPILQKAKLGVPEPA; encoded by the coding sequence ATGGGTAAATTGACCGAAAATAGCCCATGGAAGCGATCAAATGGTGACAGAAAAAACCATCTGATATATCATCGTTCAAAATTTCACGAGGGCGACAGCATGATTAAAGTATGGAGTTTTGAGTTCAATCAGGTTCCGGGCAAGGCGCTTCCGGATTACTACAACCAAAATCTGGTTCAAAAAACCTTCGATAACAATCTCAACTTGCTTGCCAGCCTCGAGTCGGTAGGCTTTGAAGGCGTGTTTTTCAGCGAGCATCATTTTATCAACTCGATGAGTCCATGCCCGAATCTTTTGGTTGCAGCGCTTGCCGCCAGAACGAAACACATGAAGATCGGCGTCATGGGTAACGTACTACCGTTCCATCAGCCGTGGCGCCTGGCCGAAGAAATTTCGATGCTGGATTACATCACGAGTGGTCGCCTCGAGATTGGGGTATCTAGCGGCGTGCCTCCAGAGTTTTTCTTCATTGATATGCCAATTGATCAAATTCGCCCGCGGTATAAGGAGATTCTTGATTTCCTCCAGATGGCATCAACTGAAACGAAGATTTCGATGAATGGGAAGTATTACAATTTTGATGAAGTAACAATCATGCCGCCTCCCCGCAAGGAATCGCGTCGCCGTCATTGGGTGACAATTTATTCCGACACCTCCTGCCGCGACGCTGCGCATCGCAATTTCAAAGTTTGTACCGGGTTCCAATCTGTTCGGGCGGCCGGTGAGGCGTTTGACGCCTATCGGGATGAAGCTGCGAATCTTGGCCGGGATGTCGGTGTGGATGATATTGGCATTAGACGTCAGATTATGCTGTGGCCAAGTCAATCCGAGGCGGAAGCGCTTCACGCTGAATTTCAAGTCGCTAACCAGGAGCGTATGGCGCAGACCTTCCAGACAGTTTATGACAGACTGAGCCGAGGGCAGGAAATCGAAGCTGAACCGGCTGATTCGGTTAAGCAAAGTGGCGTCATGGATGCTGCCGCTGTACCACATGAAGTAGAAAGCCAATCGAATTCTGTTTCCGTTGACAAGCCAACACTGAATGCCAAAGGTGGATTGGATGTTTCCGAAGATGAGTTCATTTTTGGTACGCCAGCGAACGTGGCAGAACAGATTATCGATCAATGTGAGCGACTCGGGGCAGGCAATATCATGGCGTACCACCCGCCGACGATGGATGAGGCGCAATTGGCGAAAAACTACGAGCTCTGGAGCCAGGTGATTCCGATCCTTCAAAAAGCCAAGCTTGGGGTTCCTGAACCCGCGTAA
- a CDS encoding arylsulfatase — translation MVRCTFPKFLSIAAGAALLACGAGCDAPNEIQPEIFQPQKSAEEVKNKPNILVIVADDLGFTDLGSFGGEISTPTLDELANSGTRFSQFHAGPMCSVTRAMLLTGVDNHIVGLGAFNQATVARNQKGLAGYEGYLNKSAASMSEIFSSAGYNTYIAGKWHLGTSVENSPPAHKFTRSFVLTDGGAGQFNALPAEPFSRRAGFREDGIAVDLPDDFYSSDFYAEKMIEYIKLDLEENRPFLGYLAYTAPHWPLQAKQETIKKYEHQYLEGYDRIAASRRDRALRLGIIEKDAQPAPYHGDEIVPWSALSDQEKRYEAKRMAVYAAMIDDLDFATSKVINFLKDIGQLDNTIVVFLSDNGAEGHTVDTIVPLVRLFTLFGEECCDNSYENIGNADSFIGLGPMWAQASIGAHRLYKGFPTQGGVIAPAFIYYPRLKGPTIYHAPLSVKDILPTLMELAGIQDHGAEFDGRPVHPIEGRSFVSNLSSHSETNDNEFTMGWEVFGKQAIRVGDWKLVKLPDPYGDDEWQLFDLQSDPAEMEDLSERYPEKLSSMKVSWEKYQQSSNIILPEGPWWLEY, via the coding sequence ATGGTCCGTTGCACTTTCCCTAAGTTCCTATCAATAGCTGCGGGTGCAGCCTTGCTTGCCTGTGGCGCAGGATGTGATGCCCCGAATGAAATACAACCTGAGATTTTCCAACCCCAAAAATCAGCAGAAGAGGTAAAAAACAAACCAAATATACTGGTGATCGTGGCGGACGATTTGGGCTTTACCGACTTGGGTAGTTTTGGGGGAGAGATATCTACCCCGACGCTGGATGAACTTGCTAACTCCGGCACGAGATTTTCACAATTTCACGCCGGACCGATGTGTTCGGTTACACGAGCCATGCTACTTACCGGAGTAGATAACCATATTGTTGGCCTCGGTGCATTTAACCAGGCAACGGTCGCTCGGAACCAAAAAGGGCTGGCCGGTTATGAAGGTTATTTGAACAAGAGTGCCGCCAGCATGAGCGAAATATTTAGTTCTGCTGGCTACAATACTTATATTGCCGGTAAATGGCATCTTGGCACTTCTGTAGAAAATAGCCCGCCTGCACATAAGTTCACGCGTTCTTTCGTTTTAACCGATGGTGGTGCTGGACAGTTTAACGCATTACCTGCTGAGCCCTTTTCTAGACGAGCAGGTTTTAGAGAAGATGGCATTGCTGTAGATCTTCCCGACGATTTTTATTCGAGTGATTTTTATGCGGAAAAAATGATCGAGTATATAAAGCTGGATCTAGAAGAAAATCGCCCATTCTTAGGTTACCTAGCATACACCGCGCCCCATTGGCCGCTACAAGCAAAGCAGGAAACGATTAAAAAATATGAACATCAATATCTAGAAGGTTACGATAGGATCGCAGCTTCGCGTAGGGACCGCGCTTTAAGGCTTGGGATAATCGAGAAAGATGCGCAGCCCGCGCCATATCATGGTGATGAAATTGTTCCTTGGTCTGCACTGTCGGATCAGGAAAAACGTTACGAAGCAAAACGTATGGCTGTTTATGCGGCCATGATAGATGACCTTGATTTCGCCACATCTAAAGTGATCAACTTTCTTAAGGATATTGGGCAACTAGATAATACTATTGTCGTATTTTTATCTGATAACGGCGCAGAAGGGCATACGGTTGACACCATAGTCCCTTTGGTTAGGTTGTTTACGCTATTTGGTGAAGAATGTTGCGATAATAGCTATGAAAACATTGGCAATGCTGATTCTTTTATAGGATTAGGGCCAATGTGGGCACAGGCAAGTATCGGCGCACATAGATTGTATAAAGGGTTTCCAACACAAGGGGGAGTCATAGCCCCCGCATTTATCTATTACCCTAGGTTGAAAGGACCTACAATTTACCACGCACCTCTTTCAGTAAAAGATATTTTGCCAACATTAATGGAATTGGCTGGCATTCAGGACCATGGGGCCGAATTTGATGGGCGGCCGGTACATCCAATAGAGGGCAGGTCATTCGTATCCAATTTATCTTCTCATTCAGAAACTAACGACAATGAATTCACGATGGGATGGGAAGTTTTTGGTAAACAAGCAATCAGAGTCGGTGACTGGAAGCTAGTCAAACTTCCTGATCCATATGGTGATGACGAGTGGCAATTGTTCGACCTTCAGTCAGATCCTGCGGAAATGGAGGATCTTTCAGAGCGCTACCCAGAAAAACTATCGAGCATGAAGGTTTCCTGGGAAAAATATCAACAAAGCTCTAATATTATCCTTCCGGAGGGGCCATGGTGGCTTGAATACTAG